The genomic window ATGTTTATGTCAGCGCCTTTAATCACGGCTACGACGCGCGCGCCTATATCGACGCGATGCCCGCGGGGCAGATCGCGCAAATGCATCTGGCGGGGCACCTGAACAAGGGCACGCATATCATCGATACGCATGACGCGCATGTGATCGACGCGGTGTGGGATCTGTATGCCTATGCCGTGCAGCAAAAGGGGCTTGTGAGCAGCATGGTGGAATGGGACGAACAGATCCCGCCGCTTGCTGTGTTGCTGGAAGAGGTGGGCAAGGCGCGCCGCCATGCACAAGCCGCGCAAACGGCAAAAGAGGCGGGGCATGCAATACCGCAATGCGCTTGAACGCGTACAGCGCGCCGTAATCACCGGCAAGACTGCGCCGGCGCAGCCGTTGTTGCGCCCGCATGAGCGTATGAGCGCGCGCGAACAGCTGGATATTTATGTGCAAGGCTATCGCCATCGTCTGATAAGCGCGGTACGCGCGGATTACCCCGCGCTCGGGCGCTATCTCGGCGATGCGACGATGGAGCGGTTGGCGCGCGGCTATGCGGCGCAAACGCCTTCGCAAAGCTATAATCTCGATTTCTATCCCTTTGCCTTCCGCCGTTTTGTGCGCGAAACCCATGCCGATCCGGCCGCGCACGCGCTTGCCGCGCTTGAAGGCGTGATGGCCGAGGTGTTTATGGGCCCGCGCAGCGAAGCGCTGAGCGTTGGCGCGCTGGCCGGCGTTACGGGCGAGACGCTGGAGCGCATGCATCTGGCGCTGCGCCCGGCGAGCGAGCTTTTGTGTCTTGCGCACGATGCGCCCGCTTATCTTGATGCCTTTAAACGCGGGGATCCCGCGACAATTGCAGCCGCGCCTACATACCTTTATCTGTACCGGCACCAGAACGAGGTACGGCGCGCCCGGCTGGCGCCCTGGGAATATGGGTTTCTTTCCGTGCTGGGCGGGGAAGGGGCCCCGCTGGGCGCGGCCGCCGAACATGCGGGCGGCGCACAGCTTTTACAGTGTTTGCCGCGCTGGATCGCCGAAGGTTTCTTCCGCGCGGCGCCGCCCGACCGCGGGCTTTAAAATAAAAGGGTTGCAATAAGGCGCGGCGGCGGGTTGAATCGTTTTTTCCCTGTTATTGCCAGCCGGATCGTTTGCGTACAACCCATGGACACGCCTGAAATCGCGCTCAAAATCTTCCAGCCGCACGCCTTCGTGCTGCCGAACATCCTGTTCGTGTTCGGGCTGTTCCTGATCCTTGGCGTGCTGGGCGCGATCGTGGCGCACAGGGCGCGCTGGCTGCCGGTCATCACCGCCTTCATGCTGCTTGGCGTATTCATCGGGCCAAGCGGGATCAGCCTGATTACGGCTGACATATTGAAGGAATCGCGCGTGATCATCGATGTCGCGCTCGGCCTCATACTCTATAAACTGGGCAGCGATGTGCAGCTGCGGCACATGTTGCGCTCCACGCCGGTATGGCGCACGGCATTGACCGAGGCTGCCTTTACCTTCATATGCGTGCTCGCGGCCATGATCGCCTTCGGCTACAGCATGCTGGTGGGCGCGCTGGTTGCCGCGATCGGGGTTTCGTCCTCGCCCGCCGTGCTTGTGCACGTAGCCGACGAAATGCAGGCACGCGGGCCGATCATCCACCGCGCCAAGGCGCTCGTGACTTTGAACAACGTGCTGGCGTTCTTCCTGTTTTCCCTGCTTTTGCCGTTCGCGCTCGGCGGGCATGATCTGAACTGGTATAGCGTGCTCGGCATTCCGCTCTACAGGGCATTTGGCGCCATGGCGATCAGCCTCGCGATCGCTTTCTTCATGGAGCGTATCGACCGCGCGCTTAACAAGGAAGACCAGCATTACCGTTTTGCGCTGATCATCGGCGGCATTACCGTGACGCTTGGTCTTTCCGCGATGTTCGAGGTTTCCTCGCTGTTCGCGGCGCTGATGCTCGGCATCTTTACGCGCTGGTTCGAACCGCAGCGCAACGGCCTTTCGACCATCGAATTCGGCTCCAGCGCCGATATTTTCTTCATCGTACTGTTCGTGATGGCGGGCGCCAACCTGCATGTGAAGGAACTGATGACCGTAGGCGCCGCCGCGCTTGTGGTTTCCATTATCCGTTCGCTCGCGAAATACAGCGCGTTGCTTCTTAACCGCGGGGAACCGCGCCGCGATCATCGCGAAACCGTTGCGCTCAGTTTCATGCTGATGCCGATGGCGGCGCTGGCGATCGGGCTTGCGCAAACTTTACAAATGCTTGCGCCCGAAGCCGGCAGCAAAGTTGTGACCGTGATTTTCGCCATGGTCGCGATCCTTGAAACCGCGGGTCCGTTCGCGGTCAATTACGCCATACGCATGACGGGGGAAAGCCCGTTCTACCGCCGCGGCGGCGCGAAGGCCGAAACGCCGGAAGGCGCCGCGGCAGAGCCGGAAACGGCCGTTATTCCGCCTGCCGGGTCTGCCGGCGCAACCGATAAATAAGCCGGCAGTTTATTGCGCAAGTCCCTATGGGGCAGCAGGGCAGGCGGAAGGTTATGTCCGCGCCGGCCTGTATTTTTTGTAGAAATATTTTGCCGCAAAACAGAGAATTACAGGTGCAGCGATGGCCGCGCCGTTGGCAGCCACAAGCGCAATATAGGCAAACACCAAGGCGATACCCAGCAGCACGCTAACAAGAACCAGTTTCATAAAAAGGATGATCGCTTTTCTATACAGACCGTCGGTTTTTTCCATGCGCCAGCGCCGCATGAAATAGAGGCATCCCGCTGCCAGCAAAGCCAGAGGTGTGGTAACAACAAGCACGCGCTGCATTTGCCAGACGGCGGCTATGAAGCCTATGGGTGCCATCAGATAGTTGATTGAAACTTCAAAGCCGGCCATTTCCGGCTTGGCGTAGTCCGGATATGCCGGGCCGCTTTCCGGCAGTTTGGGCGGGTCCTTGATCATCGCTTCGGGGTTCAGGCTCAGGACGATGAGCGGGATGG from Alphaproteobacteria bacterium includes these protein-coding regions:
- a CDS encoding peptidase produces the protein MDTPEIALKIFQPHAFVLPNILFVFGLFLILGVLGAIVAHRARWLPVITAFMLLGVFIGPSGISLITADILKESRVIIDVALGLILYKLGSDVQLRHMLRSTPVWRTALTEAAFTFICVLAAMIAFGYSMLVGALVAAIGVSSSPAVLVHVADEMQARGPIIHRAKALVTLNNVLAFFLFSLLLPFALGGHDLNWYSVLGIPLYRAFGAMAISLAIAFFMERIDRALNKEDQHYRFALIIGGITVTLGLSAMFEVSSLFAALMLGIFTRWFEPQRNGLSTIEFGSSADIFFIVLFVMAGANLHVKELMTVGAAALVVSIIRSLAKYSALLLNRGEPRRDHRETVALSFMLMPMAALAIGLAQTLQMLAPEAGSKVVTVIFAMVAILETAGPFAVNYAIRMTGESPFYRRGGAKAETPEGAAAEPETAVIPPAGSAGATDK